The genomic region GCGCGTCAGCCCCGCGTCCTTCAGCGACTGCGCCTTGCGCGCGAGCAGCGAACCGTTGGTGGTGAGCGTGACATCGAGCGCGCGGCCTTCCGGCGTGCGCAGCAGCGCGAGCCGCTCGATCAGAAATTCGATGTTCTTGCGCAAGAGCGGCTCGCCGCCCGTCAGCCGGATTTTCTCGACGCCATGTGCGACGAACACCCGCGCGAGCCGCTCGATTTCCTCGAACGACAGCAGCGCGGAGTGCGGCAGAAACGCGTAATCCTTGTCGAAGACTTCGCGTGGCATGCAGTAGACGCAGCGGAAGTTGCAGCGGTCCGTCACCGAAATGCGCAGATCGCGCAAGGGGCGCGCGAGCGTGTCCGTCAGCAGCCCGGTTGGCGACGACGACGCGCCGCCGGAGAAATCCGGTATCGCGCTGACATCGGCGAGGGGAATGATGCGTCGGGACATGGTGGCTCGTGCTCGGCTCGAAAGGTGCGCAATCGTGCGCAATTCGGATGCGCAATCGCTCTATTTTAGCGGAAGCGCGCTTATTCGGCCCGTCGCGCCGGGGGCGGCTCGCTCGGTTCCAACCAGTGACGGCACAAAAAAAGCGCCATCGAGTTGTCTCGATGGCGCTTTGCTCACTGCATCGCGCGTCGCCGCGCGGGTTGCGCTTCAGTTCGCGCTTTAGTTCGCGCTCTTGCCGGTTTCGACCTGCTGCATCGGCGCGGTGTCGAGCGGCGGAAGCGGCTTGCGCTCGCGCGGCGCGCGGGCCGGCGCCGGCTCGCGCGCTGCGGCGGCGTCGGCTTCGCGCAGCTTGTCGGCATCGGTGTTGACCCAGACGAGGCCGGCCGTCTCCAGCATCGGCTTGAGCGCTTCGGGCGTCGTCGCCGATGCAGCCGGCGCACGCGCGACCGCCGCGGTCTTGACCGGCTCGGATTCCACCGCGACTTGCGGCTGAATCGTCACTTGCGGCTTCGCGACCGGCGCGGCTTCGGGCTGGACCGGCTCAAGCGGCTGGATCGGCTCGATCGGCTCAAGCGGCTCGACTGCCGTCGCTGCCGGCGTCGAAGCGACGGCTGCCGTTTTCACCGGCTCGGAGACCTGAGCGGCTTCGTTGGCTTCGGCGCTTTCGGCGGCTTTCACGGGCTCCGCGGCTGCAGCCGGCTTCGGCTCTTGCTCTGCGACCGGTGCGAACGGATCGGCAACCTGCGTCGACTCGATCTTCGGCGACGCCCCGAACGGATTCTCGACGGCCGGCGCAGGCGCGGGCTTCGCGAAAATGTCGGGCGCGGGCGCCGCTTCCGGCTTCACTTGCGCGTCTGCTTCAGCCTTCGCCTCGGACACATCCGCTTGCGGGGGCGCTTCGACCGGCGCGATTGCCTCAGGCTTCGCGTCGCCGATTTGCGCGACCGGCTGCTCATGCGGCTGCTCATGCGCTTGCTCAGCGGCAGGGCGCGTCTCGCGGCGCGCAGCGGCTTCCTGCGCGGCTTCGGCATCGAACACGCCGGCTTGCGCGGACATGCTTTCAGCGGCGCCTTCGGCTTCGGCGACATCGGCTGCATGGTTGACGGTCATGCCTTCCTCGTCGCGATCGCGGCGGCCACCACGACGGCCACGGCGGCGGCGACGGCGCTCCTCGCCCTCACGCGCGGCGGCGGACAGGTCGGCGGAGGCGGCGTCGATGCCTTGCTGCGTGACATCGGCATCCAGTTGCGGCGTCTCGACGATGTCGGATGCAACCGTCTCGCTTTGCGTCAGCGCTTCGACTGCGGCTTCCGGCTGGGCCTTGCGACGCTCGCCGCGTTCGGGGCGTTCCGTCCGCTCGGCGCGTTCGCCACGTTCCGGGCGTTCGGCACGTTCGCGTCGTTCCTGACGCTCTGCCGCTTCGGGACGGGCAGCGCGCTCTGCGTTCCGCTCCTGCCCGCGATCGCGTGCTTCGCGCGGTTCGCGAGCCTCGCGCGGTTCGCGTGCTTCACGCGGCTCGCGGGTTTCACGTGTTTCGCGCGGTTCGCGAGCCTCACGCGGTTCGCGTGCCTCGCGCGGTTCACGCGCCTCACGCGGCTCGCGTACTTCGCGCAACTCGCGGCCTTCGCGCGCATTGCGTCCTTCGCGTTCCTCGCGGCGCGCGCCCTGGCGCGCTGCGCCATTACCGCCCGCCGACGCGCCCGCGGTACCCACCGCCGCGCCTTCGCGACCGGCGCCGCCGCGACGATTCCGGTTGCGATCGCCGCCGCCCGCGCGTTCGCCGCGCTCGGCGCGCTCACGCTGCGGACGCGCCGCCGGTTGCGCTTCGACCGGCGCGGGCGCCGGCTTCACTTCGGGCTGGATACCGAACAGATTCTTGATCCACGCGATGAAACCGCCGCTCGCCGGCACAGGCGCCGGAGCGGGCGCGGGCGCGGCTTCGACCGGTGCGGGTTTCACCGGCGCGCTCGGCGCCGGCTTTTCGGGCGTGATGCCCTTCACAGCCGCTTCCTGCTTCGGCTTCACTTCCTCGGTGCGCTTGCTGTAACCCGTTTCGGATTCCAGTTCGCTCGCCGCTTCGACGGCCATCTTCCACGACGCGCGCGGGTCGTCGAGGCGTGCATCGTCGTGACGCAGCCGCTCCAGCTTGTAATGCGGCGTCTCCAGATGCTTGTTCGGGATCAGAACGACGGCGACCTTGAAGCGCGACTCGATCTTGTTGATCTCCGAGCGCTTTTCGTTGAGCAGGAAGGCGGTGACTTCGACCGGCACCTGGCAATGGATCGCCGCGGTGTTTTCCTTCATCGCTTCTTCCTGAATGATCCGCAGCACTTGCAGCGCGGACGATTCGGTGTCGCGGATATGGCCGGTTCCATTGCAACGCGGGCACGTCACATGGCTGCCCTCGGAGAGCGCCGGACGCAGACGCTGACGCGACAGTTCCATCAAACCGAAGCGCGAAATCTTGCCCATCTGCACGCGGGCGCGGTCGTGCTTCAACGCGTCTTTCAGGCGTTGCTCGACTTCGCGCTGGCTCTTGGCCGATTCCATGTCGATGAAGTCGATCACGATCAGCCCGCCCAGATCGCGCAGGCGAAGCTGGCGCGCCACTTCGTCGGCGGCTTCGAGATTCGTGCGCGTCGCGGTTTCCTCGATGTCCGCGCCCTTGGTCGCGCGCGCCGAGTTCACGTCGATGGCGACGAGCGCCTCGGTGTGATCGATCACGATCGCGCCGCCGGAAGGCAGCGGCACCGTGCGCGAGTACGCCGTTTCGATCTGATGCTCGATCTGGAAGCGCGAGAAGAGCGGCACGTCGTCGTGATAGCGCTTCACCTTTTGCAGGTTGTCGGGCATCACGATATCCATGAAGGCGCGCGCCTGATCATGGATTTCGGTCGTGTCGATGAGAATTTCGCCGATATCCGGCTGGAAGTAGTCGCGAATCGCGCGGATGACGAGGCTCGATTCGAGATAAATCAGCATCGGCTGGCCGGCGACGCCGCTCTGCGACGCGGCTTCGATCGCGCGCCACAGTTGCATCAGGTAGTTCAGGTCCCACTGCAGCTCTTCAGCCGTGCGGCCGATGCCCGCCGTGCGCGCGATGATGCTCATGCCTTCCGGCAATTCGAGCTGCGCCATGGTTTCGCGCAGTTCCTGCCGCTCGTCGCCTTCGATGCGGCGCGACACGCCGCCGCCGCGCGGGTTGTTCGGCATCAGAACGAGATAGCGGCCGGCGAGCGAGATGAACGTGGTCAGCGCCGCGCCCTTATTGCCGCGCTCTTCCTTCTCGACCTGAACGATCAGTTCCTGGCCTTCGCGGAGTGCATCCTGAATGCGCGCGGAGCGCATATCGACGCCGTCGCGGAAATACTGGCGGGCGACTTCCTTGAACGGCAGGAAGCCGTGGCGGTCCTCGCCGTAGTTGACGAAGCAGGCTTCGAGCGACGGCTCGATGCGGGTGACGACTCCCTTGTAGATGTTGCCTTTGCGCTGTTCGCGCCCGGCGGTTTCGATGTCGATATCGATGAGCTTCTGCCCATCGACGATGGCGACGCGGAGTTCTTCCTGCTGCGTCGCATTGAACAGCATGCGTTTCATTGAACGGCTCCAGAGCGGCTATGCCGTCCCTCGTCTTGCGAATCGCCGCCGGTGAATCGACATCGGGCGCGCGAAGCGGGAGGGCGGACATGCCGCGCTTATTGTGTGTTGTCACAAAGCACGCTGGAGCGGGACATCTGGCGGGAGAATTGCCGAAAGCGGGCCTCGATCCGACGAACGCGGCGGCCGGGCCATGGGGCACATGCGACAACGGAAGGCGCGCAGGGGCGATGCGGCCCGCGGTGAGGACGAACGGCGGCGCTCGGGATTCCGCGTCTCAAAATGGACGCGCCGAACCCGCTGCGCTCTTCATACAGAGCCTTTTTCCTCCCGACGGCGACCGCGAACGGAAGAGCGGTAGCGGTATCTCTCGACACCGGCGCAAACCGGCGTGACCCGGCGCGATGCTTCGTTACCGATCTTCGTTGTCGCGTACATGCCGCGCGGCTGCCGCGGGCAGATTGCCCCGCCGGCTTGCCGTGTCTCGCCTCGTTGCGACGCTTGTTTCGCGCCTCGCGCTTCGCCGGAATCAGCGCAGCAGCGAGTTGCGTCGCCAGTTGTTCGCAAATCGGCGAGCGCCGGTGTGCCGTCTTCGCCCCATGCTCATGGCAGGGCTGAATCGGGCAGCCCCCGGATTCAACGCCGGGGTGTCACCGCTTCTCGCCGATAAAATTCTTTTTGACCAGAAATCCGTTACCGATCGGCGATCGACCCGACCGAACGCGCCTGTGGGCGCCGTCCCTGCCGGTGATATCGCCGTGCGTGCAACTCGTTGCTCATTTACCGGGCGAGCAACCGGCCCTGGGCGCAAGTAAAATGATGGTTTATCGCTTGCACCGTGCTTGCACCTTTACAGTCTGATCAATCGTGGCGGAGGCTCGTTCTCATCGAGAGATTGCCGCCGCCCTTCAGGCTGCTCGCAAATTATATTCAGAATGAATGAGTTAGGCAAAATATCCCATAAACAGGTCGCAAGCGAGCAAGTGTCGATGATCGAAGTCGACGAATCCGCCGCCGGTCAGCGTATCGATAATTTCCTGTTGCGCGTCTGCAAGGGCGTGCCCAAGAGTCATATCTACCGGATTTTGCGCAGCGGCGAAGTGCGCGTGAACAAGGGACGCATCGACGCCGCATATCGGCTGGAACTGGGCGATCTCGTGCGCGTGCCGCCAATCCGCACCGCCCAGGCGGACGAAGTGCCGGTTTCGTCGAACGCGCCCGCAGCCGAATTCCCGATTATTTTCGAAGACGATCATCTCATCGTCATCGACAAACCTTCGGGCGTCGCCGTGCATGGCGGCA from Caballeronia sp. Lep1P3 harbors:
- a CDS encoding Rne/Rng family ribonuclease — protein: MKRMLFNATQQEELRVAIVDGQKLIDIDIETAGREQRKGNIYKGVVTRIEPSLEACFVNYGEDRHGFLPFKEVARQYFRDGVDMRSARIQDALREGQELIVQVEKEERGNKGAALTTFISLAGRYLVLMPNNPRGGGVSRRIEGDERQELRETMAQLELPEGMSIIARTAGIGRTAEELQWDLNYLMQLWRAIEAASQSGVAGQPMLIYLESSLVIRAIRDYFQPDIGEILIDTTEIHDQARAFMDIVMPDNLQKVKRYHDDVPLFSRFQIEHQIETAYSRTVPLPSGGAIVIDHTEALVAIDVNSARATKGADIEETATRTNLEAADEVARQLRLRDLGGLIVIDFIDMESAKSQREVEQRLKDALKHDRARVQMGKISRFGLMELSRQRLRPALSEGSHVTCPRCNGTGHIRDTESSALQVLRIIQEEAMKENTAAIHCQVPVEVTAFLLNEKRSEINKIESRFKVAVVLIPNKHLETPHYKLERLRHDDARLDDPRASWKMAVEAASELESETGYSKRTEEVKPKQEAAVKGITPEKPAPSAPVKPAPVEAAPAPAPAPVPASGGFIAWIKNLFGIQPEVKPAPAPVEAQPAARPQRERAERGERAGGGDRNRNRRGGAGREGAAVGTAGASAGGNGAARQGARREEREGRNAREGRELREVREPREAREPREAREPREAREPRETRETREPREAREPREAREPREARDRGQERNAERAARPEAAERQERRERAERPERGERAERTERPERGERRKAQPEAAVEALTQSETVASDIVETPQLDADVTQQGIDAASADLSAAAREGEERRRRRRGRRGGRRDRDEEGMTVNHAADVAEAEGAAESMSAQAGVFDAEAAQEAAARRETRPAAEQAHEQPHEQPVAQIGDAKPEAIAPVEAPPQADVSEAKAEADAQVKPEAAPAPDIFAKPAPAPAVENPFGASPKIESTQVADPFAPVAEQEPKPAAAAEPVKAAESAEANEAAQVSEPVKTAAVASTPAATAVEPLEPIEPIQPLEPVQPEAAPVAKPQVTIQPQVAVESEPVKTAAVARAPAASATTPEALKPMLETAGLVWVNTDADKLREADAAAAREPAPARAPRERKPLPPLDTAPMQQVETGKSAN